In the Parasteatoda tepidariorum isolate YZ-2023 chromosome 3, CAS_Ptep_4.0, whole genome shotgun sequence genome, one interval contains:
- the LOC107443487 gene encoding cytochrome P450 2J2 isoform X1, which translates to MEFLKEALFFASSTISSISLGVASASLILGYILAASVYYILRDYGVPPGPTGVPILGWWPFIVSEHSHLQQLELKKKYGDIFSFRITGALYINLASQKILREAHITKTDNFRERTPDFNLLARIFEDGVVYSRGEKWQTVRRYFLTQFRDRGMTLFKENTADVADETVCSLVEDLRKCSKEPVDILRLLVNKSNRMIRNTLLGISTPVTEEDISSIQEEYRQVSQIVHSKNMLLHGTFARYFIAPYLHFYKEAMKLHSKVKSRFQKMIDDHRRTYDEDNIRDIIDAYMNEKNLRRSKGDETYQYFTDETLVSNLLQFVGDGVVNVATYVTFMLMALLDHPEEQEKIYKELVEVCGEDRNPTMADKSKLRYFNAFLLEAQRLANFIPLFPSLECTKETTVGGYRIPKGAITVTNVYAIHNDPNVYEDPDKFNPSRFLGVDGKPREELPITFGVGKRVCLGEGFVLMQTFVYLAAIIKNFKISYQEPKTYFEVVMSRKLKICVTPRK; encoded by the exons ATGGAGTTTTTAAAGGAGGCTCTATTTTTCGCCAGTAGCACCATCTCAAGCATTTCGTTAGGAGTTGCATCCGCATCTTTAATCCTAGGATATATCCTCGCTGCCTCGGTGTATTACATTCTCAGGGACTACGGAGTGCCCCCTGGACCGACAGGAGTGCCTATTCTGGGATGGTGGCCATTTATAGTGAGTGAACACTCTCACCTGCAGCAGCTGGAACTGAAGAAGAAATACGGTGACATTTTCAGTTTCAGAATCACGGGTGCACTCTACATAAATCTCGCCAGTCAGAAAATTCTGAGGGAAGCCCACATCACTAAAACGGATAACTTCAGGGAGAGAACACCTGATTTCAATCTTCTGGCCAGAATTTTTGAAGACG GAGTGGTGTATTCTAGAGGAGAAAAATGGCAGACTGTGCGGAGATATTTTCTGACGCAATTCAGAGACAGAGGCATGACCCTCTTTAAAGAAAACACAGCGGACGTCGCAGATGAAACTGTCTGCAGCCTCGTGGAAGACCTCAGAAAGTGTTCGAAAGAGCCCGTTGACATACTGAGACTTTTAGTGAATAAAAGTAATCGAATGATTCGTAACACTTTATTGGGAATCAGCACACCCGTGACCGAGGAAGATATAAGCAGCATTCAGGAAGAATACAGACAAGTGAGCCAGATTGTTCATTCGAAGAATATGCTCTTGCACGGAACCTTCGCTAG GTACTTTATTGCTCCGTACCTACATTTCTACAAAGAGGCGATGAAACTCCACAGCAAGGTGAAGAgtagatttcaaaaaatgattgatgACCACCGACGGACATACGATGAAGATAACATTCGGGACATCATCGACGCATACATGAACGAGAAAAATTTGAGAAGATCTAAAGGAGACGAAACGTATCAATACTTCACAG ACGAAACTTTGGTGAGTAATCTCTTACAGTTTGTTGGAGATGGAGTTGTGAATGTTGCAACTTATGTGACATTCATGCTCATGGCACTGTTGGACCACCCCGAGGAGCAGGAGAAGATCTACAAGGAACTGGTGGAGGTGTGCGGAGAGGACAGGAATCCAACCATGGCTGACAAAAGCAAACTCAGATACTTCAACGCATTCCTTTTGGAGGCTCAGCGATTGGCTAATTTCATTCCTCTCTTTCCAAGTCTGGAATGCACGA AAGAAACGACCGTCGGGGGTTACAGGATACCTAAAGGAGCCATAACTGTCACAAACGTCTATGCTATACATAACGATCCCAATGTATACGAGGATCCAGATAAATTTAATCCTTCCAGATTCCTTGGAGTAGACGGAAAACCAAGAGAAGAATTACCCATTACATTCGGTGTAG GTAAGAGAGTGTGTCTCGGTGAAGGCTTTGTTCTGATGCAAACGTTTGTTTATTTGGCAGCCATaatcaaaaacttcaaaatatcgTATCAAGAACCAAAGACATATTTTGAAGTAGTGATGTCTCGAAAGCTCAAAATATGCGTCACGCCCAGGAAGTAA